The Candidatus Woesearchaeota archaeon genomic interval ACTTTGCTTCAAAACCTAAAACATCTTCTACGCGCTGTTTATACTGTTGTTTTTCTTGTGATGACTTGTAGAGAATGCTAAAGTTGTAACGTGGAATCGTTATTGCGTTGTAGAACTGAACTAAGTCATCATTATAGTTGAGACTCAAGGGGGAGTGTTCTTGTTCTGTTATGTCTCTGATGTGTTGTTGTTCCCATCCAAAGTATAGAGTAAGCTTTGCATTCATATTGTTTTTTTTTTCTTACCTCTGTCTTGTTTAATTCTCTTTCTCCCATTCTTTGATAGCTTTGAGCAAATCTCTTTGTGTAAAATTCATCCAGGGCTTATTTGCAAAATGAATGTGTGCTCTTGTTGCATCCCACAAGAGAAATCCATAGAGCTTCTTTTTTTTCCCCGTTTTGATTAAGAGATCAGGAGGGGGAAATGATGAGGAGTAGATTGTGTCTTTTACATCTTCTGAGGAGATGTTATTCATTGTTGTTTTACCGCTTATGACTTTGAGAGCGATGATCTTTGCAGCATCAACAATTTCCTGTTGACCTGAGTAATTTACGCACAGGTTGAAAAAATACTTATCGTAGTCTTTGGTATCATCAATAACGAGTTTTATTGCCTCAGAGACTCTTCCTGGAAGATCATACCATTTACCAAAAATAGAAATTTTTATTTGGTGTTCGTGAATAAACTTGTCGCTTAAGAGTGTTTCAAAAAATGATTTGAGAGCGTGCATGATTTCAGGGAAATCTTCACGTTCTTTGACCGTTGAGCTTAAGAGGTTGAGCGTCATTACGGGTATGTTTTGCTCTTGTTGCCAATGCATAGCGTCTCTTGCATGCGAGAATACTTTTTCATACAATTCTTTTGTGGGTAGACGTCCTTTATTCCAACTACTATGGCCTTTAAGGAGTAATGCTACGTGCGTTGGATGCGTCATACCATTCCCCAATAATAACACACCTATATAAAGGATCTCGCGATGCTTTTAAACTATGATTATGGAAACACTCTTCTTTTCTCTTGTTCTCATCGCACTCATTATAGGTAGTGTAACCGATTTGAAAACACGAGAAGTTCCCGATCAACTCAATTACTTCCTCATCGTCTCAGGTTTGGGACTACGCACAGTACTATCAATCATATATTCAGACCCCTTCGTAATTATTGCAGGGCTCATGGGATTTGCAAGCATGTTCGCACTTGCAATGTTTCTCTTCTACACCGGACAATGGGGTGGCGGAGATGCAAAACTCCTCATGGGCCTTGGGGCGATGATTGGCATGGAACTCTCTTTTACCACATTCCTTGTGAGTTTCATCATCAACCTTATCGTCGTTGGAGCAATTTTCGGACTTATTTACAGCATCTTCCTAGCATACAAGCACAAAACTGCATTCATCAAAAACTGGAAAAACTACCCTGTAAGAAGATTTGAGCGCTACGTCGTTTTAGCGGGTTTGTTCCCTCTTCTTGTAGGAGTTTTCATACCCTACGCACTACCGTTATTTGCCTTACTCACACTACTTATTATCGGATCATACTATGTGCTTATCTTTATGAAGGTCGTTGAACATGTTTGCATGATCAAAAAAATCCCTATAAGTAAACTTACTGAAGGAGATTGGATAGTAGAAGATGTCGTTGTTGGGGGAGAACATATCTGTGGACCAAGCGACCTTGGTATTACTGATAAGCAAATTGAGAGACTCAAACAACTCAAAATAAAAGAAATCACCATCAAAGAAGGAATGCCCTTTGTTCCGAGTTTTCTTGTTGCATACATCATCACATTTTATACAGGGCCTTGGTTCGTCACACTCATTAGTGGAGCGCTCTCATGAAAATCAAACTAAACCTTAACAAATCGGTTGCTCAAAATGCACAAGACTACTTTGAAAAAGCAAAAAAAGCAAGAAAAAAACTCAAAGGAGCGCTCAAAGCACTCGAAGAGGCAAAAACACAGTTAGAACATGCACGAATTGAATCAGAAGAAACAATAAACGCGCACAAACAACAAGCAGTAAAGACTAAGCGCAAAAAACACTGGTTTGAAAAATTTAGGTGGTTCCACACATCACAAGGACATCTCGTTATAGGAGGACGAGACGCAACCACCAACGAGATCGTTATTAAAAAACATCTTGAAGAAGGAGACCTTGTGTTTCACACAGATATGGCAGGCTCTCCCTTCTTCGTCCTTAAACTTGGGGGAGATAAAGCAACACCGCAAGAAATACAGGAAGTTGCAAACGCAACACTCACCTTCTCACGCGCATTCAAATTAGGACTCACCACTGCAAATGTTTTCTGGGTTACTCCATCACAAGTAAGTAAAGAAGCACAAGCAGGAGAGTACATGGCAAAAGGTGCATTTATGATAAGAGGAAAAACAAACTATGTTCCTTGTCAAATTGACTGTGCTATTGGAAAATGCGGTGAGCTTCTTGAATGCGCGCCACGCCACGCCCTTGAAGGAAGATGCAATCAAATCATCACCATTGTCCAAGGAAAGAAAAGACCCTCTGAAATTGCAAAAATAATAAAGAAAAAACTAGGTGGAGACTTAGATGATATCATTCGC includes:
- the uppS gene encoding di-trans,poly-cis-decaprenylcistransferase gives rise to the protein MTHPTHVALLLKGHSSWNKGRLPTKELYEKVFSHARDAMHWQQEQNIPVMTLNLLSSTVKEREDFPEIMHALKSFFETLLSDKFIHEHQIKISIFGKWYDLPGRVSEAIKLVIDDTKDYDKYFFNLCVNYSGQQEIVDAAKIIALKVISGKTTMNNISSEDVKDTIYSSSFPPPDLLIKTGKKKKLYGFLLWDATRAHIHFANKPWMNFTQRDLLKAIKEWEKEN
- a CDS encoding prepilin peptidase, which gives rise to MIMETLFFSLVLIALIIGSVTDLKTREVPDQLNYFLIVSGLGLRTVLSIIYSDPFVIIAGLMGFASMFALAMFLFYTGQWGGGDAKLLMGLGAMIGMELSFTTFLVSFIINLIVVGAIFGLIYSIFLAYKHKTAFIKNWKNYPVRRFERYVVLAGLFPLLVGVFIPYALPLFALLTLLIIGSYYVLIFMKVVEHVCMIKKIPISKLTEGDWIVEDVVVGGEHICGPSDLGITDKQIERLKQLKIKEITIKEGMPFVPSFLVAYIITFYTGPWFVTLISGALS
- a CDS encoding DUF814 domain-containing protein produces the protein MKIKLNLNKSVAQNAQDYFEKAKKARKKLKGALKALEEAKTQLEHARIESEETINAHKQQAVKTKRKKHWFEKFRWFHTSQGHLVIGGRDATTNEIVIKKHLEEGDLVFHTDMAGSPFFVLKLGGDKATPQEIQEVANATLTFSRAFKLGLTTANVFWVTPSQVSKEAQAGEYMAKGAFMIRGKTNYVPCQIDCAIGKCGELLECAPRHALEGRCNQIITIVQGKKRPSEIAKIIKKKLGGDLDDIIRILPSGGMDIR